A window of the Miscanthus floridulus cultivar M001 chromosome 14, ASM1932011v1, whole genome shotgun sequence genome harbors these coding sequences:
- the LOC136504278 gene encoding protein MALE DISCOVERER 2-like translates to MVGIRSIRAAAYFFLFSLLVSQRLGSCASTNEQGRPLLRFGDSVAGDPTGSSSNRRVSCSDDGKVVEFLPKGFKLSGELPSDLHRHTEMSDGISDEALQSCRKTLTKGVIQRRLQSPEAKAHHVDPSSSSKSLPHWAIYTIAIGGALVFVAVAAATVYLLFSRRKKDTTVMPWSTGLSGPLSKAFVAGVPSLGRAELQAACEDFINVIGSSSDCTLYKGTLSSGVEIAVVSTSVNSAKDWTDRTEEQFKNKISVLSRVNHKNLLNLLGYCTCDEPFTRMMVFEYAPCGSLFEHLHIREAEDLDWPARLRIIMGVAYCLEHMIQLDPPVTPPSLSSSSIYLTEDYAAKISDTEFWKDDGKDAQMISDKQDDMDIVYRFGILLLEVISGRLPFSEDHGLLVLWASSYLDGKRPLRGMVDPTVRSAVPEKHLEALRDVVRLCVRPDDREKRPAMGEVVRTLRGVTGLSPEQVTPRDNPLWWAELEIASAVESG, encoded by the exons ATGGTGGGCATACGCAGCATCAGAGCTGCTGcctacttcttcctcttctccttgCTTGTGTCTCAGAGGCTTGGTTCTTGTGCTTCCACCAACGAACAAG GGAGACCTCTTTTGAGATTTGGAGATAGCGTAGCAGGCGATCCTACTGGATCTTCGTCTAATCGGAGAGTGAGTTGCTCAGATGATGGCAAGGTGGTGGAGTT CTTACCCAAGGGTTTCAAGTTATCTGGTGAATTGCCATCTGACTTGCACAGACATACAGAGATGTCAGACGGCATATCTGATGAAGCGCTGCAATCATGCAGGAAAACCTTAACAAA GGGTGTTATCCAGAGACGACTCCAAAGCCCAGAAGCAAAGGCACATCATGTTGATCCTTCATCTTCATCCAAGTCTTTACCTCACTGGGCAATCTACACAATAGCCATCGGTGGAGCACTTGTCTTTGTGGCTGTGGCTGCTGCCACTGTGTATCTACTCTTCTCTCGTCGAAAGAAGGATACCACTGTCATGCCATGGTCTACTGGGCTCAGTGGACCACTCAGTAAAGCCTTCGTGGCAG GTGTTCCATCTCTTGGAAGGGCAGAGCTACAGGCAGCCTGTGAGGACTTCATCAACGTGATCGGCTCCTCATCCGACTGTACGCTTTACAAGGGAACTCTATCAAGCGGAGTCGAAATAGCAGTAGTCTCCACTTCAGTTAACTCTGCCAAAGATTGGACCGACAGGACTGAGGAGCAATTCAAGAACAAG ATATCTGTCCTGTCCAGAGTGAACCATAAGAACCTGCTGAACTTGCTTGGTTACTGCACATGCGATGAGCCGTTCACAAGAATGATGGTCTTCGAGTACGCTCCCTGCGGTTCCCTCTTCGAGCATCTGCATA TTAGAGAAGCTGAAGATTTGGACTGGCCTGCACGGCTGCGCATCATCATGGGTGTAGCATACTGCCTGGAGCACATGATCCAGCTGGACCCTCCAGTGACGCCACCGTCCCTGAGCTCCTCATCCATCTACCTCACCGAGGACTACGCGGCCAAGATCTCCGACACCGAGTTCTGGAAGGATGACGGCAAGGATGCACAGATGATCTCTGACAAGCAGGATGACATGGACATCGTGTACAGGTTCGGGATCCTGCTGCTGGAGGTGATCTCCGGCCGGCTGCCCTTCTCCGAGGACCACGGCCTGCTGGTCCTCTGGGCGTCCAGCTACCTGGACGGCAAGAGGCCGCTGCGTGGGATGGTTGATCCGACGGTGAGGTCGGCCGTGCCTGAGAAACATTTAGAGGCGCTGCGCGACGTCGTGCGGCTGTGCGTGCGCCCGGACGATAGGGAGAAGCGGCCGGCCATGGGCGAGGTTGTGAGGACGCTGAGAGGCGTCACCGGGTTGTCGCCGGAGCAGGTGACGCCGAGGGATAACCCGCTGTGGTGGGCCGAGCTGGAGATTGCCTCGGCGGTGGAGTCCGGGTGA
- the LOC136502981 gene encoding uncharacterized protein — translation MAAGVIIPLERRSTRSILSLSERFYLGGNRSLVCRLGGPSSLSGFEAKGLELKDFRTSAPNNSENGAFASPELHGGGDIAVTAFADLSFDLPLKPLRELGIHGHTFISAGNLAKLTDHGHGKFSLTDFLQTFRSSAGFGVVVPTKLFRIEMNYCYILKQFDHDKGKAGHHLTLGTSLLDVDVNALDWNDGIVFVQGSLLNQPIVDIDKWLLPSYINNVVVAELRSDEHFWDGFCRKSRNG, via the exons ATGGCTGCAGGAGTCATCATTCCGCTGGAAAGGAGATCCACAAGATCTATTTTATCACTTTCAGAAAGATTTTACTTGGGTGGTAACAGGTCCCTTGTTTGCCGCTTGGGTGGACCATCATCACTCTCAGGCTTTGAAGCAAAAGGTCTGGAGCTGAAAGACTTCAGAACCTCTGCCCCAAATAATTCTGAGAATGGTGCTTTTGCTTCTCCTGAGCTACATGGGGGAGGTGACATAGCAGTCACAGCCTTTGCTGATCTGTCATTTGATCTTCCTCTGAAGCCGCTCAGGGAGCTGGGAATTCATGGCCACACATTCATTTCTGCTGGAAATCTTGCTAAACTAACAGATCATGGTCATGGGAAGTTTTCCCTTACTGACTTCCTACAGACATTCAGAAGTTCTGCAGGATTCGGTGTAGTTGTGCCAACCAAACTGTTCCGCATAGAG ATGAACTACTGCTACATCCTAAAACAGTTTGATCATGACAAGGGGAAGGCAGGC CATCACCTCACTCTGGGGACTTCACTTTTGGATGTTGATGTGAATGCGTTGGACTGGAATGATGGAATAGTGTTTGTCCAAGGATCCCTTTTGAATCAGCCAATAGTAGATATTGACAAATGGTTGCTGCCAAGCTACATA AACAATGTGGTTGTTGCCGAGCTACGTAGTGATGAACATTTCTGGGATGGTTTCTGTAGAAAAAGTAGGAATGGCTGA
- the LOC136504290 gene encoding uncharacterized protein, giving the protein MGQASSARSRGSSASVRVSLPFPVDEVTGLPLIDCPRCGDVSLIALTCKHTKNRGKRFFVCPRNQEGVPWSCRTYFFQPEYEKYLQKRGYLDAVPDLTEVNYLNLGMEEARSFLLEVPLKLKNIFGYCEIWDTSGALELDHIAELSAGVEMPRIGARLHARISFLSEDWLKSSLKEHIMGVSVGLLSTTNHSLAYDLI; this is encoded by the exons ATGGGGCAGGCCTCGTCCGCGCGCAGCCGGGGATCCAGCGCCAGTGTTAGGGTTTCACTGCCATTCCCGGTGGATGAGGTGACGGGGTTGCCTCTGATCGATTGCCCCAGGTGCGGGGACGTGAGTCTGATTGCGCTCACCTGCAAGCACACGAAAAATCGCGGCAAGAGGTTCTTCGTGTGCCCCAGGAACCAGGAGGGG GTGCCATGGTCATGCCGAACTTACTTCTTCCAGCCAGAGTATGAGAAGTACCTGCAGAAGCGTGGGTATTTGGACGCTGTCCCTGACCTGACGGAAGTAAACTATCTGAACTTGGGAATGGAAGAG GCTAGATCATTTTTACTGGAAGTTCCACTGAAGTTGAAGAACATATTTGGCTACTGCGAAATCTGGGATACATCAGGTGCTCTTGAATTAGATCACATAGCAGAACTAAGTGCTGGTGTGGAAATGCCAAGAATTGGAGCAAGACTACATGCCAGGATATCATTTCTGTCGGAGGATTGGTTGAAGTCTTCACTCAAAGAGCACATTATGGGTGTTTCTGTTGGCTTGCTCTCCACCACGAATCATAGCCTTGCTTACGACCTGATATAG